A single region of the Marinobacter salinisoli genome encodes:
- a CDS encoding molybdopterin molybdotransferase MoeA, whose protein sequence is MAAPQLTPLEAAIDHLLAMAGEVMATETVNLTESLHRVLAEDQLVPADVPPADNSSVDGYAVRVEDVRPGQPLPVSDRIPAGQAPRQLAPGSAVRIFTGSEIPPGANAVVMQERVDISDDGITIHADVSEGQNIRRRGQDLSKGSHALLKGTLIRPQEMGLLASIGLAQVPVKRKLNVAILTTGDELVDPGTPLAPGQIYNTNRYTLLGLLEQAGCAVTLCESLADDRATTADTLLRAAGQADLIITSGGVSVGEEDHVRAVLEQSSTLSLWRLAIKPGKPLAFGHVDNTPVLGLPGNPASVLVTFLMVAMPFIRKCQGRPGLEPAGEALPAEFSVHETSVRREFVRVRRVHRSNQCWLETYPNQSSGMLSSACWADGLAVVPENTRVSPGDLLTYYSFNELLA, encoded by the coding sequence ATGGCCGCCCCCCAACTGACGCCGCTCGAAGCGGCCATCGATCACCTGCTAGCCATGGCCGGTGAGGTGATGGCTACCGAGACGGTCAACCTGACCGAATCACTGCACCGGGTTCTGGCCGAAGACCAGCTGGTGCCCGCCGATGTACCGCCGGCGGACAACAGCTCCGTGGATGGTTATGCGGTGCGCGTCGAAGACGTGCGACCAGGCCAGCCACTCCCGGTTTCCGACCGGATTCCCGCAGGCCAGGCACCGAGACAGCTGGCACCGGGCAGCGCGGTTCGAATATTTACCGGCTCGGAGATTCCGCCCGGAGCCAACGCGGTGGTGATGCAAGAACGTGTCGACATCTCCGATGACGGCATCACCATTCATGCTGACGTCAGCGAAGGTCAGAACATCCGCCGGCGCGGACAGGACCTCAGCAAAGGCAGCCATGCCTTGCTCAAAGGCACCCTGATCCGCCCCCAGGAGATGGGCCTTCTGGCCTCCATTGGATTGGCGCAGGTGCCGGTCAAGCGCAAGCTCAACGTAGCCATACTCACCACAGGTGACGAACTCGTCGATCCGGGCACACCTCTGGCACCGGGCCAGATCTATAACACCAACCGCTATACCCTGCTCGGTCTGCTGGAGCAGGCCGGCTGCGCGGTAACACTGTGCGAGTCACTGGCCGACGATCGCGCCACCACGGCCGACACCCTGCTCCGGGCAGCCGGCCAGGCAGATCTGATCATCACCAGTGGCGGCGTATCGGTGGGCGAGGAAGACCATGTACGGGCGGTTCTGGAGCAATCCTCCACCCTGTCCCTGTGGCGCCTGGCGATCAAACCCGGAAAACCGCTGGCCTTCGGCCACGTCGACAACACCCCGGTTCTGGGTCTGCCGGGCAACCCGGCGTCGGTTCTGGTGACCTTCCTGATGGTGGCCATGCCGTTTATCCGCAAGTGCCAGGGACGCCCCGGGCTAGAGCCAGCAGGAGAAGCACTTCCAGCGGAGTTTTCCGTGCACGAAACTTCCGTTCGGCGCGAGTTTGTCCGGGTCCGCAGGGTACACCGGTCAAACCAGTGCTGGCTTGAGACCTACCCGAACCAAAGTTCCGGCATGCTCAGTTCCGCCTGCTGGGCCGACGGCCTGGCCGTGGTGCCCGAAAACACTCGGGTCAGTCCCGGAGATCTGCTAACGTATTATTCATTCAACGAGCTGTTGGCCTGA
- the moaB gene encoding molybdenum cofactor biosynthesis protein B: protein MSSDITSELIPLNIALLTVSDSRGPDQDTSGQFLEDQILAAGHQLLARRLLPDDVYLVRALIAKWIADPAIHGIIITGGTGFNERDSTPEAVAPLLDKTIEGFGEEFRRLSASEIASSTIQSRAFGGLANHTVVFCLPGSTGACRTGWEHILKPQLDSRHTPCNFAALALRKPERAFDRLNDIIGQHASR, encoded by the coding sequence ATGAGCAGTGACATCACCAGTGAACTCATTCCACTGAACATCGCCCTTCTGACGGTGTCGGATTCCCGCGGCCCGGACCAGGACACCTCCGGCCAGTTCCTGGAGGACCAGATCCTGGCGGCGGGCCATCAACTACTGGCACGACGCCTGCTGCCCGACGACGTGTATCTGGTACGAGCGTTGATAGCCAAATGGATTGCCGACCCGGCCATTCACGGAATCATCATCACCGGGGGCACCGGTTTCAATGAGCGCGACTCCACCCCCGAGGCGGTTGCACCGCTACTGGACAAAACCATTGAGGGCTTCGGTGAAGAATTCCGCAGACTGTCCGCCTCCGAAATTGCTTCGTCGACCATTCAGTCCCGCGCCTTTGGCGGCCTGGCCAACCACACGGTTGTATTCTGTCTGCCCGGGTCCACCGGGGCCTGCCGTACCGGATGGGAGCACATTCTCAAACCCCAGCTGGACAGCCGCCACACGCCCTGCAACTTTGCCGCGCTGGCACTGAGAAAACCCGAGCGTGCTTTTGATCGACTGAACGACATCATCGGGCAACACGCCTCCCGATAG
- the ubiD gene encoding 4-hydroxy-3-polyprenylbenzoate decarboxylase, with the protein MKYNDLRDFIDQLETLGELKRISVEVDPHLEMTEICDRVLRAEGPALLFENPKGYDMPVLANLFGTPRRVALGMGQDNVTALRDIGKLLAFLKEPDPPKGFKDAIEKLPVFRQVMRMSPKVLRSAPCQEVVIEKDRVDLYQIPVQTCWPGDAGPLVTWPLVITRGPHKERQNLGIYRQQVIGRNRLIMRWLSHRGGALDFQEFQKMHPGEPYPVAVALGADPATILGAVTPVPDTLSEYAFAGLLRGSRTELVNCGLSDLQVPASAEIVLEGFIYPDDMAPEGPFGDHTGYYNEVEQFPVFTVERITHRRDPIYHSTYTGRPPDEPAILGLALNEVFIPILQKQFPEIVDFYLPPEGCSYRLAVVTMKKQYPGHAKRVMMGVWSFLRQFMYTKFVIVTDDDVNARDWKDVIWAITTRMDPARDTTLVESTPIDYLDFASPVAGLGSKMGLDATNKWPGETDREWGSPITMTDEVRQRVDELWDQLGLETSGQRPD; encoded by the coding sequence ATGAAATACAACGATCTGAGAGACTTCATTGATCAGCTGGAAACGCTGGGCGAATTGAAGCGCATCTCTGTTGAAGTTGATCCCCATCTGGAAATGACGGAAATCTGCGACCGCGTTTTGCGGGCCGAGGGTCCGGCATTGCTGTTTGAAAATCCGAAAGGTTATGACATGCCCGTGTTGGCCAACCTGTTTGGCACTCCTCGACGGGTGGCCTTGGGTATGGGGCAGGACAATGTCACTGCCTTGCGGGACATAGGCAAGCTGCTGGCGTTTCTCAAGGAGCCGGATCCCCCCAAGGGCTTCAAGGATGCGATTGAGAAACTACCGGTGTTCCGGCAGGTCATGCGGATGAGCCCGAAGGTACTCCGGTCGGCGCCCTGCCAGGAGGTGGTGATCGAGAAGGATCGGGTGGATCTGTACCAGATTCCGGTACAAACCTGCTGGCCAGGGGATGCCGGACCACTGGTGACCTGGCCGCTGGTCATTACCCGCGGGCCCCACAAAGAACGTCAGAATCTCGGCATTTACCGCCAGCAGGTGATTGGCCGGAACCGGTTGATCATGCGCTGGCTCAGCCACCGCGGCGGGGCACTGGATTTTCAGGAATTTCAGAAAATGCATCCGGGCGAGCCTTACCCGGTTGCCGTCGCGCTCGGTGCGGACCCGGCCACCATACTGGGCGCCGTCACCCCGGTGCCAGACACGCTGTCGGAATATGCCTTTGCCGGCTTGCTGCGAGGTAGCCGGACCGAGCTGGTGAATTGTGGCCTGAGTGATTTACAGGTGCCGGCCAGTGCCGAGATTGTGCTGGAAGGCTTTATCTACCCGGACGACATGGCCCCGGAAGGCCCGTTCGGGGATCACACCGGCTATTACAACGAAGTGGAACAGTTCCCGGTGTTCACGGTGGAGCGAATCACCCATCGTAGGGACCCGATCTATCACAGTACCTACACTGGCCGCCCGCCCGATGAACCCGCTATTCTGGGGCTGGCCCTGAACGAAGTGTTTATCCCCATTCTGCAGAAGCAATTCCCGGAGATCGTTGATTTCTATCTTCCGCCGGAGGGCTGCTCCTACCGTCTCGCGGTGGTGACGATGAAGAAACAGTACCCGGGCCATGCCAAACGGGTGATGATGGGGGTATGGTCGTTCCTGCGGCAGTTCATGTACACCAAGTTTGTGATCGTGACCGATGACGATGTGAACGCCCGGGACTGGAAAGACGTGATCTGGGCAATCACCACCCGCATGGACCCGGCCAGGGATACCACTCTGGTGGAAAGCACCCCGATAGATTATCTGGATTTCGCCTCGCCCGTTGCCGGACTCGGGTCGAAGATGGGGTTGGATGCAACCAACAAGTGGCCGGGTGAAACCGACCGTGAGTGGGGCTCGCCCATCACCATGACCGATGAAGTTCGCCAGCGGGTGGACGAACTCTGGGATCAGCTTGGCCTTGAAACTTCGGGCCAACGCCCCGACTGA
- a CDS encoding uroporphyrinogen-III C-methyltransferase, protein MTETTEEAKEQLPAPIAKEKPARPRIWPVWLIALLALAAAIALGLWNWQQWNNNQALIQAVADLKTDTSQLADRLGDGRSQQSQRLQSLESKLSEQRELIATQQRQIDHNARELLESGNRTRTDWLLAEAEYLLRIANQRLIIEKDIKGALSALQSADEVLKESDDIGVYPVRQQIAKEILSLKSISGVDRTGLYLTLEAAIDSVHQLTDQALINSEAPDFTIEDTDDPASEGTEEPDALDLAWTDFKETMMQVVVVRRMDEPVKPLLSPDQSAYARLNLQLMLEEAEMAVLRGNQTLYERALTKATDTIDNWYDDSHPRVSALADTLKELAGKDVDPDLPDISQSLSLLKQRLAGRLAPKEDSNRSSGGSNGGGNS, encoded by the coding sequence GTGACTGAGACAACAGAAGAAGCAAAAGAACAGCTGCCTGCCCCGATTGCCAAAGAAAAACCCGCACGCCCGCGCATCTGGCCGGTGTGGCTGATAGCGCTGCTGGCCCTGGCCGCGGCGATTGCGCTCGGGCTGTGGAACTGGCAACAGTGGAACAACAACCAAGCCTTGATTCAGGCCGTCGCTGACCTGAAAACCGACACCTCGCAATTGGCTGACCGCCTGGGTGACGGCCGCAGTCAACAAAGCCAGCGCCTGCAAAGCCTAGAAAGCAAGCTGAGCGAGCAGCGGGAACTGATCGCCACCCAGCAGCGCCAGATCGACCACAACGCCCGCGAGCTATTGGAATCCGGTAATCGGACCCGAACCGATTGGCTGCTGGCCGAAGCCGAGTACCTGCTGCGTATCGCCAATCAGCGCCTGATCATCGAAAAAGATATCAAGGGCGCCCTTTCGGCGCTGCAATCGGCGGATGAAGTGCTGAAAGAGTCCGACGACATCGGGGTCTACCCGGTACGCCAGCAAATCGCCAAGGAAATCCTCAGCCTCAAGAGCATCAGTGGCGTGGATCGCACGGGACTCTACCTGACCCTGGAAGCCGCCATTGACAGTGTCCACCAGCTGACCGATCAGGCGCTGATCAACAGCGAGGCGCCAGACTTTACCATTGAGGACACCGACGACCCGGCGTCAGAAGGCACCGAGGAACCCGATGCCCTTGACCTGGCGTGGACTGACTTCAAGGAAACCATGATGCAGGTGGTTGTCGTCCGCCGCATGGACGAACCGGTCAAGCCTCTGCTGTCGCCGGACCAGAGCGCCTACGCCCGCCTCAACCTGCAGCTGATGCTCGAGGAAGCGGAGATGGCGGTGCTCAGGGGCAACCAGACGCTGTACGAGCGAGCGCTGACCAAAGCCACCGACACCATCGACAACTGGTATGACGACAGCCATCCCCGCGTCAGCGCGCTGGCCGACACCCTGAAAGAACTGGCGGGCAAGGACGTTGACCCGGACCTGCCGGACATCAGCCAGTCCCTGTCGCTGCTCAAGCAACGTCTGGCAGGCCGCCTGGCCCCCAAGGAAGACTCCAACCGGAGTTCCGGAGGCAGTAACGGAGGCGGCAATTCATGA
- the rho gene encoding transcription termination factor Rho, with product MNLTELKQKSMPELLEIAQEMGLDNLARSRKQDVIFTILKKHAKSGEDIYGDGVLEILQDGFGFLRSADASYLAGPDDIYVSPSQIRRFNLRTGDTIAGKIRPPKDGERYFALLKVNEINFDKPDNARNKILFENLTPLFPQERLLLEAGNGSTEDLSSRVLDLVAPIGKGQRGLIVSPPKAGKTLLMQGIAQSITRNNPECYVMVLLIDERPEEVTEMQRTVRGEVIASTFDEPPARHVQVAEMVIEKAKRLVEHKKDVVILLDSITRLARAYNTVIPSSGKVLTGGVDAHALEKPKRFFGAARNVEEGGSLTILATALVNTGSKMDEVIYEEFKGTGNMEVHLDRKIAEKRTYPAMNIRSSGTRREDLLMSEADIQRIWILRKLLHSMEDDTAAIEFLLDKLKDTKTNDEFFQSMKRR from the coding sequence ATGAATCTTACTGAACTCAAGCAGAAATCCATGCCCGAATTGCTCGAAATTGCGCAAGAGATGGGCCTCGATAACCTTGCCCGTTCGCGCAAGCAGGATGTCATTTTTACGATCCTGAAGAAGCACGCCAAAAGCGGGGAGGATATTTACGGGGACGGCGTGCTGGAGATTCTGCAGGACGGTTTTGGTTTCCTTCGCTCCGCCGACGCTTCCTACCTGGCGGGACCCGACGACATCTACGTGTCCCCGAGCCAGATTCGTCGTTTTAACCTGCGTACCGGTGACACCATTGCCGGCAAAATCCGGCCGCCGAAGGACGGCGAGCGATACTTCGCGCTGCTGAAAGTTAACGAGATTAACTTCGACAAGCCGGACAACGCACGCAACAAGATTCTGTTTGAGAACCTTACACCGCTGTTTCCCCAGGAGCGGCTGTTGCTTGAGGCGGGTAATGGCAGTACCGAAGACCTCTCGTCACGGGTTCTGGATCTGGTGGCACCGATCGGTAAAGGCCAGCGTGGCCTGATCGTCTCTCCGCCCAAGGCCGGTAAGACCCTGCTGATGCAGGGAATCGCCCAGTCGATCACCCGGAACAATCCCGAATGTTACGTGATGGTACTGCTGATCGACGAGCGCCCGGAGGAAGTAACCGAGATGCAGCGCACTGTGCGCGGCGAAGTAATTGCCTCCACCTTCGATGAACCTCCGGCGCGTCACGTGCAGGTGGCTGAAATGGTGATCGAGAAGGCCAAGCGTCTGGTCGAACACAAGAAAGACGTGGTCATCCTGCTGGACTCCATCACCCGTCTGGCCCGTGCCTACAACACCGTCATCCCGTCATCCGGCAAGGTGCTGACCGGGGGTGTGGATGCCCATGCGCTCGAGAAGCCCAAGCGTTTCTTCGGTGCAGCCCGTAACGTGGAAGAAGGCGGAAGCCTGACTATTCTGGCCACGGCACTCGTAAACACCGGTTCCAAGATGGACGAAGTGATCTACGAAGAGTTCAAGGGTACCGGTAACATGGAGGTCCACCTGGACCGTAAGATCGCCGAGAAGCGGACCTACCCGGCTATGAATATCCGCAGTTCCGGCACCCGCCGGGAGGATCTGCTGATGAGCGAAGCCGATATCCAGCGTATCTGGATCCTGCGCAAGCTCCTGCACTCCATGGAAGATGACACTGCGGCCATCGAGTTCCTGCTGGACAAACTCAAAGACACCAAGACCAACGACGAATTCTTCCAATCGATGAAGCGTCGTTAA
- the hemC gene encoding hydroxymethylbilane synthase: MSKRTLRIATRSSALALWQAEFIKAELERLNSNVAVELVKIKTQGDKILDVPLAKIGGKGLFVKELEEAMLDGRADLAVHSMKDVPMHFPDGLGLVAICEREDPTDAFVSNHYDNVDALPEGAVVGTASLRREAQLRAYRPDLKIHVLRGNVNTRLAKLDAGNFDAIVLASSGLKRLGFHDRIRYAMPDTVSLPAVGQGALGIECRLDDTELRDMLADLNHVDTWDRVTAERALNRRLEGGCQVPIAAYALLEDDDTLWLRGLVGSVDGSQIFRVEGRAPRQEGERLGRELAEDLLALGADKVLAEIYGHTPR, from the coding sequence ATGTCCAAACGAACCCTTCGCATCGCAACCCGCAGCAGCGCACTCGCGCTCTGGCAAGCAGAATTCATCAAGGCGGAACTGGAACGCCTGAACAGCAACGTGGCTGTGGAACTGGTCAAGATCAAAACCCAGGGCGACAAGATCCTGGATGTGCCGCTGGCAAAGATTGGCGGCAAGGGCCTGTTCGTTAAGGAACTCGAAGAAGCCATGCTGGATGGCCGTGCGGATCTGGCGGTGCACTCCATGAAGGACGTACCAATGCACTTCCCGGACGGGCTCGGCCTGGTGGCCATCTGTGAACGGGAGGACCCCACCGACGCCTTTGTCAGCAATCACTACGACAACGTCGACGCCCTGCCGGAGGGCGCTGTGGTCGGCACCGCCAGCCTGCGGCGGGAAGCCCAGCTCCGGGCCTATCGCCCGGATCTGAAAATCCACGTGCTGCGTGGCAACGTCAATACGCGCCTGGCCAAACTGGATGCGGGCAACTTTGACGCCATTGTTCTCGCCAGTTCCGGCCTGAAGCGACTGGGGTTCCATGACCGTATTCGCTACGCAATGCCGGACACCGTCTCCCTGCCCGCCGTGGGCCAGGGCGCCCTCGGCATCGAATGCCGGCTGGATGACACCGAATTGCGGGACATGCTGGCCGACCTGAACCATGTCGATACCTGGGACCGGGTCACCGCTGAACGAGCACTGAATCGCCGGCTCGAAGGCGGCTGTCAGGTGCCTATCGCCGCGTATGCGCTGCTGGAAGATGACGATACGCTCTGGCTACGGGGACTGGTGGGCTCCGTTGACGGCAGTCAGATTTTCCGGGTCGAGGGTCGCGCGCCGCGCCAAGAGGGCGAGCGCCTGGGCAGGGAACTGGCGGAAGACCTGCTGGCGCTTGGCGCTGACAAGGTGCTCGCGGAAATTTATGGCCACACCCCACGCTGA
- a CDS encoding LytR/AlgR family response regulator transcription factor, with product MTNRRILIADDEPLARERLRRLVDALPGYEVCGEATDGDNALAQVAELEPDIMLLDIRMPGLDGMAAAARLGQVANPPALIFCTAYDNYAIQAFGVQAMAYLLKPVRKEALADALQRAGRINRVQAQTLGNLTQASDEQLAVRTHRGTELIDLANILYCEADQKYVTLHHTQGETVSDYTLKELESTYPNHLLRIHRQTLVGVRFIQALTRTDEGQAMVQLKAGRGHLPVSRRHASGVRQWLQDHQPG from the coding sequence ATGACCAACCGCCGCATTCTGATTGCCGACGACGAGCCTCTGGCGCGCGAGCGCCTGCGACGCCTGGTGGACGCCTTGCCCGGTTACGAAGTCTGCGGAGAGGCGACCGATGGCGACAACGCCCTTGCTCAGGTAGCGGAACTGGAGCCGGACATCATGCTGCTGGACATCCGCATGCCCGGTTTGGACGGCATGGCGGCGGCGGCCCGGCTGGGGCAAGTCGCTAACCCGCCGGCTCTTATTTTCTGTACCGCTTACGATAACTATGCGATTCAGGCCTTCGGGGTACAGGCCATGGCGTATCTGCTCAAGCCGGTGCGCAAGGAAGCCCTGGCCGACGCTCTGCAGCGCGCCGGGCGCATTAACCGGGTTCAGGCCCAGACTCTGGGCAACCTGACTCAGGCCAGCGACGAGCAACTGGCAGTGCGCACTCATCGCGGCACCGAACTCATCGACCTCGCCAACATCCTGTACTGCGAGGCCGATCAGAAGTACGTCACCCTGCACCACACTCAGGGCGAAACCGTGTCCGATTACACCCTGAAAGAACTCGAGAGCACGTATCCCAATCACCTGCTGCGTATACATCGCCAGACCCTGGTGGGCGTCCGCTTCATTCAGGCCCTGACACGGACGGATGAGGGCCAGGCGATGGTCCAGCTCAAGGCCGGACGTGGCCACCTGCCGGTCAGCCGTCGCCATGCCAGTGGCGTGCGCCAGTGGCTGCAGGACCACCAACCGGGATAG
- a CDS encoding 2Fe-2S iron-sulfur cluster-binding protein codes for MYHVVLEPSGLVVQAGPQDDLLSAAAEAGVAVPAACRNGVCEICEARLLAGQALNTRNQHTIQVGERLMLCRSRALENLTLEINAVMAAGAIQPRKFQAKVVDVRSINHDVYRVELELPRRRELTFHAGQYLSVSLPDQGPSFFSIASSPEAKNLELHIQASPDWGSAQKVIDALSPGAEVTLELPYGRACLAAAPTKPLFLVAAGTGFAQMKSLMDYLAGTTYDQPIKFFWGVRRHEDMYLRSMAQQWEADSSTFTFLPVVGDDEDNDWSGHHDQLVRAVLAAGSDWANVEVHASGSPTMVYTLMDALVEAGLPQDAFFSDVLEYAPRNR; via the coding sequence GTGTATCATGTCGTTCTTGAACCCTCCGGGCTTGTCGTTCAGGCTGGCCCGCAGGATGACCTTCTCAGTGCCGCCGCCGAGGCCGGTGTGGCGGTTCCCGCGGCCTGTCGTAATGGGGTGTGTGAAATCTGCGAGGCCAGGCTGCTGGCCGGCCAGGCCCTGAACACCCGTAACCAACACACAATACAGGTTGGCGAACGCTTGATGCTGTGTCGCAGTCGGGCGCTCGAAAACCTAACTTTGGAGATAAACGCTGTTATGGCAGCCGGAGCTATTCAGCCGCGCAAATTTCAGGCAAAAGTCGTCGATGTTCGATCCATCAATCACGATGTGTATCGGGTGGAACTTGAACTTCCCAGACGACGAGAGCTGACCTTTCACGCGGGGCAGTATCTGTCCGTGAGTCTCCCGGACCAGGGGCCAAGCTTTTTTTCCATTGCCAGTAGCCCCGAAGCCAAGAATCTGGAGCTGCACATCCAGGCATCACCGGACTGGGGCTCTGCCCAGAAAGTCATCGACGCCCTGTCGCCCGGTGCGGAAGTGACGCTCGAACTGCCGTATGGCAGGGCCTGTCTGGCAGCAGCGCCCACGAAACCGTTGTTTCTGGTGGCTGCGGGCACGGGCTTTGCCCAGATGAAGAGCCTGATGGACTACCTGGCGGGAACCACTTACGACCAGCCCATCAAGTTCTTCTGGGGGGTGCGCCGGCACGAAGACATGTACCTGCGGTCCATGGCGCAGCAGTGGGAAGCCGATTCTTCGACGTTTACCTTTCTCCCGGTGGTCGGTGACGACGAGGACAATGACTGGAGCGGCCACCACGACCAGTTGGTGCGGGCTGTTCTCGCAGCGGGCAGTGACTGGGCAAATGTGGAAGTGCACGCCAGCGGCTCACCAACCATGGTGTACACCCTGATGGATGCGTTGGTGGAGGCTGGCTTGCCGCAAGACGCGTTTTTCTCGGATGTGCTGGAGTATGCACCCCGCAACCGATGA
- a CDS encoding uroporphyrinogen-III synthase → MATPHADTTPPLSGRRILICRPEPEASRLAGCFRAAGADTRTFPLIERQRLPETPERRTLILNLDQFTHIIVVSPYAARLLLDVLDTWWPQLPAGIRWYAVGSGTASVLTDHGISTRKPAAGWTSEALLALPSLAQLSGERVLLARGEDGRELIRHTLEQRGAQVTPLALYRRRAPDYTGQEIQSAINDFEPDAIVALSGETLNNLIALCGNSSHNLHDRLLIVPAARVAEQARAAGFVNPCIPGSLADTDIVACVAEQLRGRDGGFGSAK, encoded by the coding sequence ATGGCCACACCCCACGCTGACACCACACCACCGCTGTCCGGCCGGCGCATCCTCATTTGCCGGCCCGAACCCGAAGCATCCCGCCTGGCCGGATGCTTCCGGGCCGCCGGTGCCGATACCCGCACTTTCCCCCTGATTGAGCGCCAGCGACTGCCGGAGACTCCGGAGCGGCGCACACTGATCCTGAATCTGGACCAGTTCACCCATATCATCGTTGTCAGCCCTTACGCTGCACGACTGCTGCTGGACGTTCTGGACACCTGGTGGCCCCAGCTCCCAGCCGGCATCCGCTGGTATGCGGTCGGCTCAGGCACCGCATCGGTACTCACCGATCACGGCATCAGCACCCGAAAGCCCGCCGCGGGCTGGACCAGCGAAGCGCTGCTGGCACTGCCCTCTCTGGCACAACTGTCCGGGGAGCGAGTACTGTTGGCTCGCGGCGAGGACGGTCGCGAACTGATCCGGCACACCCTGGAGCAGCGGGGCGCTCAGGTAACGCCTCTGGCCCTGTACCGGCGACGCGCACCTGACTACACCGGGCAAGAGATTCAGAGTGCCATCAATGACTTCGAACCCGATGCCATCGTTGCGCTATCTGGCGAAACCTTGAACAATCTCATCGCACTATGCGGAAATAGCAGCCATAATCTACACGATAGGTTATTGATTGTGCCCGCCGCCCGCGTTGCCGAACAGGCCCGAGCAGCAGGGTTCGTAAACCCGTGTATACCAGGAAGCCTTGCCGATACTGACATCGTGGCCTGTGTTGCAGAGCAACTTCGCGGCCGGGACGGTGGCTTCGGATCAGCCAAGTAA
- a CDS encoding heme biosynthesis HemY N-terminal domain-containing protein: MIRVLLIVLVALLIGTGLALGLQYDLGYIRVSFGNYLVETNFWVGLGLLVVITLLIQLAISLLRRMRRSGGAVKSWLSRGNKRRARRRTTSGLLALAEGNWPRARKLLTTSASNADTPLINYLAAAQASFECGDYDGVEDLLRQAFESTPGSDMAVGITQAQLQLAGNRLEQALATLIRLRKQSPHHPFVLKLLKNTYLKLEDWRELAKLLPELKKHDVLPESEFHELQRQVWHNLLESAAEDCLRRRQEDPEASLEPLTRLWDELPGYLRRDEYTIRDYARLLASLGDEAQTETLLRKVLRNHWSDELINLYGRIEGQHPDEQLIMAEQWLKDRPNNPELLLALGRLSLRNELWGKAREYFETSLRLRRSRETLAELSRLNAHMGEEEISIKLMMQGLAKDNSLPELPMPKA, translated from the coding sequence ATGATTCGCGTGTTACTCATCGTCTTGGTAGCCCTGCTGATTGGTACCGGTCTGGCACTGGGCCTGCAGTATGACCTCGGCTACATCCGGGTCAGTTTTGGCAACTACCTGGTAGAAACCAATTTCTGGGTCGGGCTGGGCCTGCTGGTGGTGATCACCCTGCTCATTCAGCTGGCGATTAGCCTGCTGCGTCGCATGCGCCGCAGCGGTGGCGCGGTCAAGAGCTGGCTGTCCCGTGGCAACAAGCGGCGGGCTCGCCGGCGCACCACCAGCGGTCTGTTGGCACTGGCCGAAGGCAATTGGCCACGCGCACGGAAGCTGCTCACCACATCGGCAAGCAACGCTGACACGCCACTGATCAACTACCTTGCAGCAGCCCAGGCGTCATTCGAGTGTGGCGATTATGATGGCGTTGAGGACCTGCTCCGCCAGGCCTTCGAGAGCACTCCGGGCTCTGACATGGCGGTCGGTATCACGCAGGCCCAGCTGCAACTGGCCGGTAACCGACTCGAACAGGCCCTGGCCACGTTGATCAGGCTGAGAAAGCAGTCTCCCCATCACCCATTCGTACTGAAGCTGCTGAAGAACACCTACCTGAAGCTGGAAGACTGGCGAGAACTGGCAAAACTCCTGCCGGAACTGAAAAAACACGATGTCTTGCCCGAAAGCGAATTCCATGAGCTCCAGCGCCAGGTATGGCACAACCTGTTGGAGAGCGCTGCGGAGGACTGCCTCAGGCGCCGGCAGGAAGACCCTGAGGCCTCACTGGAACCGTTAACCCGACTCTGGGATGAGCTGCCCGGCTACCTTCGCCGCGATGAATACACCATCCGGGACTACGCCCGCCTGCTCGCCAGCCTTGGCGACGAAGCCCAGACCGAAACCTTGCTGCGCAAGGTCCTGCGTAATCACTGGAGTGACGAGCTGATCAACCTGTATGGCCGCATCGAGGGGCAGCATCCAGACGAGCAACTGATCATGGCCGAGCAGTGGCTGAAAGACCGCCCGAACAACCCCGAGCTATTGCTGGCACTGGGGCGCCTGAGCCTTCGCAATGAGCTCTGGGGTAAAGCGCGGGAATACTTTGAAACCAGCCTTCGCCTGCGCCGGAGCCGGGAAACACTGGCCGAGCTGAGCCGGTTGAACGCGCACATGGGCGAGGAAGAAATCAGCATCAAGCTGATGATGCAGGGACTGGCAAAAGACAACAGCCTGCCCGAACTGCCGATGCCGAAGGCCTGA